In Embleya scabrispora, the DNA window GCATCACGAAGGGAACGGACGAGACCGATGTTCGACAATCAGCTGCCACCCGGCGTCGGTGCGGCGTTGCAACGCCCCGGCCGGGAGCCGATGACGGCGGTGAGCGCGCACACCACGCTCGTGGACCTGCACCCGGCCGTGACCGCGCTCCTGGACCGCACGGAGCCCGCGATGCGCTCGGTGTTCCACGGGCGTTGCCCCGACGCGGTGTTGTTGTCCGAGGTCGCGGTCGAGGCCGAGGCGTCGTTGGCCGCCGAGGGTGTGCACGACCCGGACCACGAGGCGGTGCTCGACCGGATGCGGCATCTGCTGCGCGGCGCGGCGCTGGCCGCGATCCTGCTGCGCGAGCCGAACGACCCCGCGCACGAGCGGCCGATCCCGCCCTGCTCGTCCTGCGCGCCCGCGCTGGCCGATCTGGGTGTGACGATCCTGGAGGTGCCCGCGTCATGAGCGATCGTTTTCCCGAGGCCGTGGCCCTAGCCCTGACCGCCACGGGCTGGCAGCCCGGCATCCACATTCCGGAAGAGGAACTGCTGCGCTGGTACCGGGCGTTGGGCACGGCCGGCATCGAGGTCCCGCCGAGCGCGATCAAGGCGCTGTGGGAATTCGGCGGGATGACCGTGCATCAGTACGGGCCCGGCACGGACATGTCCCGGATGCCGTTCCGGATCGACCCGCTGGTCGGGCTGTACGCGGGCGACGTGCTCGCGGCGTACGGCGCGGCGCTGGGCCGGCCG includes these proteins:
- a CDS encoding YwqJ-related putative deaminase, with amino-acid sequence MFDNQLPPGVGAALQRPGREPMTAVSAHTTLVDLHPAVTALLDRTEPAMRSVFHGRCPDAVLLSEVAVEAEASLAAEGVHDPDHEAVLDRMRHLLRGAALAAILLREPNDPAHERPIPPCSSCAPALADLGVTILEVPAS